Proteins encoded within one genomic window of Anopheles gambiae chromosome 3, idAnoGambNW_F1_1, whole genome shotgun sequence:
- the LOC1277930 gene encoding uncharacterized protein LOC1277930 isoform X7 — translation MDKDGEKKGGGDKKGGGGQSGTGLGGAAGVNDPAALLDAASLFAYWGRDPSAMAAAVSNPLFGSQFGMPGGLGGLMPNAGSGSGSGNDRFAMSHHNQNTMAVAASQAASLAGLHNNWWSMAQLAAQDYFARLQATGMSQLPFSHDLAGAFPAGLGLGAMSAAAAAAAVAATGGNAAGGGAGGSGSGTGGSGGGSGKGGSGGGKGKKRDRSSNSNSSNASSGGGGSAGGMGGMGAGGMGGGVGGSNNSSYKNSPSPSASQAAAAAAYKQSLYSQATLHKELMAITAAAAAAQNQQHSGGGSGGGGGGGGGSSSSQQSQQQQQQHQQQQQQQQQQLQQQQLQQHQQHQLASLGMLAGLGGTGSSGSASPGSSSSKQKSSSSGGGGSSSSLASPHGASRLIGNDSISITRGSSSPSMSSSKQQPTPSVTISASHGNPGSSSSSSSGSSAQQNHLQNLSSSSRSSKDGKGGNSNNANASGGPSAADLGLSASMNALSTLSQFNNLDLTTQQNMTATMNALAASQAKAKDYISSGILNDPSSLLGVRLPPDTEIIKYTSSIVGPKASGGTGRGPKRQRLEPNEYGGGGGGGGSNNSSGVGGGGGSGGGSHLSSGSGSGGSAGLLPPGLSHHHHHQLGSNGGLVSGASSGTGGSNDRIEVIKLPPTITSNGVYNAGKGAGKDSMMDHMNEWSGLNLSAKGSGGGGGSSSAAATIVSSLTAGGMNSSGSNNQSSGMMEQDDAPLNLSMKPSKSSNEGMRSDSTHSASSSSPAMSGASANSLQSLSTITAALGGAAGNANDSSRSQFKEGRPRNLGRGVSKPKKNTVASLLAQSRAVGSKPLTAQQLLTQDAEIEKLRQAMLEASRNQSMDNSTSNTNTDTESISESGMSESEGEEHINLKELRVPLEKGWRRETVIRGLTRNGHIKGDVYYYPPQSVNKMKGMNQIQLYLDQFKPKDLSRDNFSFSAKAIVGTFLQPAPLPYATDGEFIKMTDVEVARRLEDLKMFTRHAGLGVEQRIEIAKQQQALRDAKKLAKEEMNKNKEKARQAKEAERNERLEQQRKERELKNQQALEAKKKREEELARQKAEEAARKAQELAKQKELMYAMEMERERRRQHMALIKQLELRRKFEEKEKKKHQVILDKLIQREKKLVMRKRDTNILAELRKPQEDSEIVDQTVLPSFSRIPGLKLTGTGYADLLMVFEFLHNFGETLGFDMESLPNLQSLHLALTSENAIDAEEELLSVMTHLLVCAIEDPGIPNPGRHTTLLGQTLRQADITHTNVSEILRIYLYAVATGEVKLQSGINLERDRDAPSKHHLVNDEDFKMCSTKNSQFYELLAENARYKLSELLKDKPFVALNPTTKTEILAMLCNDLLMNKAVCKQIDSSLEAQAQLKKERYLLDNKIRKYKMLVARKQRLEQYEKAQQAALEKSLSMKAAEEAKRAEEAAAMAAAAAAAEAAAAAAAEAAASAATASSEEAALAAEGETKLPAGETEATAGDSECEVVENGTEKESAPPVEGEGFNSVPPAEGASGQGELEEGEIVNKKDFGAEGHKTDDDDDDDDNDVVEIVPMPVTCTVTEDSCPNTIPTSSEVEGEENGQSKLDTTAAPESGEPMDTSSVEPSESSSLNQNHTESLNGIDAPTPAGDSCSTRIEGNGPSAHHPLPEEHHAPPTTPPPPPPPAPSQHAIVHPVMQQHNKAIMQLEPGEIPPPGMDISALGMRHMAGGEIQTISVPSTPEESPVKMGEVGGETPNGGVFNIPGKPLTAEMTNGGEQPSQHQQQTPQVHQNQSNNSASELDLLSKSMINDHSTCGDRADEDNSDLESEGTQLEEDEDAHLTAEEAQRKYDKILETSFQNKQQLENALNQLRVKCFGQDRYWRRYWNLGKCGGIYVEAMESTQPEMYRYENALEEVQSRPDYVPKYAPAIKPESAVKQDPAEDVAAAECKKEEGEVDAVKPEIIADEQGTKQELQPTEDRKRKRCSSVSLKKLKKKKKKQRTTSEGGESFRGNHGSAAGGFNDAADDEDDGDDEEEDGPDDEDDCSRTSFSNGPALEDGRTADSQSDDCKIIEEPEVVQKEGASNGDNGANGQSATREGTGEDRTGSSSEINNGSNDNADGEGHGQKENEAQQENHKSVEDGQSVEGAPNHNATPKKSDDQLMDIEDSIPTAILVQKGNDHDETKTVEVNNQIGGVNVSPHQPTAGSGASAATPEDDDDVTMVQEETPTITIPDDDTESGDRMPTAPCEGVKTEHDNKGSTTLTDSMNCDMKPKLMENGVEMRDPGELVECQLQEVDDDEEIVTGARGNHGSANDCKPMIAAGDNGGVDRKPRTTTTTSSVISYGSDVEMIEVKDEDSNNCAVRAPITPGSYLYLRNTDTKQEKEFSDQLLNRWFSIVDKELPLSSTECPLPTINGSTPASLARQIFTNITCREICQIQGNRWDIGNNIQFFSVPLEKGVEIHFPNESILSMSGLDDDEINEVIAKKSRPEPLQLSDMKPAFKRETIEYSYSQHHPNQIRLRAEMMAEETADPEEYGNFSLPAYMTLTLSNLTAYVQCDQFQPLQMTPEEEKQLEDVKQHGAPQKTEPQVVPREFRYGWWKINDIEELNELIKALNPRGVRERLLRQSLLESLAESVNLTTPHHVSHPRAAPPPNGYIEPEAWNAWNPSIARRVEVALLDQIEAMEDKVASASMQVKGWQMPQREGDSENGVVEDVTIEMLRERILGLEAAIERRYLKPPLGIKSPIHSTTEAQMAVIAQQESHSNQNNVSNLSNCSNSSAEDENLPKGLLSWRDAVERSVTTAQLSMALYVLESCVAWDKSIMKANCQFCQSGESEDKLLLCDGCDRGYHTYCFKPRMDKIPDGDWYCFECKNKATGDRKCIVCGGLRPPPLGKMVYCELCPRAYHQDCYIPPMLKYPRGKWYCQNCVAKAPPKKKPQRKPKERTTNNSSQSLLNSSLNSSQNQSLNSSHEDIATTPLSPAHSIASTSHEESSAPQHLQPPHSSVPGVPMPAAPATASTSSAYHHQLQQQQQHPQQPLPPPLHPQQYGGAPLVDANNYAMCHPPVPNETMALYGQQQAQQLQQQQQQQQYYQQYYQQQQPSTSVGPALAPPAPPQQPYYPTPVESSATSAATVEQEAQSDYVASGEAAQYSASEGYTHAQSTSECEPDQQESPAEVDDQIEASSESPVPAAGGGEFYSPSSNAMNAAGSSTSYLDSDRTPGGQDGEEGSCGGDSSEEYQPRPSPVKDSLCLAGSSSSSSSSISDHQRKERSKERDEAKERAKQEKKATKRLLKELAVCKTILEEMELHEDSWPFLLPVNTKQFPTYRKVIKSPMDLSTIKKRLQDLVYKSREDFIADVRQIFDNCEVFNEDDSPVGIAGHGMRKFFEQRWADLTDKHS, via the exons ATGGATAAGGACGGGGAGAAGAAGGGCGGCGGCGATAAGAAGGGTGGCGGCGGGCAGTCGGGAACCGGTCTGGGAGGCGCAGCCGGTGTTAACGATCCGGCCGCGCTGCTAGATGCCGCCTCACTGTTCG CGTACTGGGGACGGGATCCGTCCGCAATGGCCGCCGCAGTCTCCAACCCACTGTTCGGCTCACAGTTCGGCATGCCCGGCGGGCTCGGCGGGCTGATGCCGAACGCCGGTTCCGGCTCGGGCAGCGGCAACGACCGGTTCGCCATGTCCCACCACAACCAGAACACGATGGCGGTGGCCGCGTCTCAGGCCGCCTCCCTGGCCGGTTTGCACAACA ATTGGTGGTCGATGGCACAGCTGGCAGCTCAGGATTACTTCGCCCGCCTGCAAGCGACCGGCATGTCGCAGCTTCCCTTCTCCCACGATCTGGCCGGCGCATTCCCGGCCGGGCTGGGGCTCGGGGCGATGAGTGCGGCGGCTGCCGCGGCCGCCGTTGCCGCCACCGGTGGGAATGCGGCGGGCGGTGGAGCGGGCGGTAGTGGTAGTGGCACCGGTGGGTCCGGTGGTGGCTCGGGCAAGGGCGGCTCGGGCGGTGGCAAGGGCAAGAAGCGTGACcgcagcagcaatagcaacagcagcaatgcCAGCTCGGGCGGTGGTGGCTCGGCTGGTGGGATGGGCGGTATGGGTGCCGGTGGTATGGGTGGCGGCGTGGGAGGCAGTAACAATTCTTCGTACAAG AACTCACCCTCACCGTCCGCATCACAGGCCGCGGCTGCCGCTGCCTACAAACAGTCCCTCTACAGCCAGGCGACCCTGCACAAGGAGCTGATGGCCATTACGGCGGCCGCAGCAGCTGCCCAGAATCAACAGCATTCCGGCGGAGGaagtggcggcggtggtggaggaggaggtggcAGCTCAAGCAGTCAACAgtcccagcagcaacagcagcagcaccagcagcaacagcagcaacagcagcaacaactgcaacagcagcaactgcagcaacaccagcagcatcagctCGCCAGCCTCGGCATGCTGGCCGGGCTCGGTGGCAccggcagcagtggcagcgcCAGTCCCGGCAGCTCATCCTCCAAACAGAAATCCTCCTCGTCCGGCGGCGGTGGATCGTCCTCCTCGCTCGCGTCACCGCACGGTGCGAGCCGGCTGATTGGGAACGATTCGATATCGATCACGCGCGGTTCCAGCTCGCCCTCGATGAGCTCGAGCAAACAGCAGCCAACGCCCAGCGTTACCATCAGTGCCAGCCACGGGAATCCCgggtcctcctcgtcctcctcctccggctCGTCCGCCCAGCAGAACCATCTGCAGAATctatcgtcgtcgtcgcgcTCGTCGAAGGATGGCAAGGGTGGCAATAGCAACAACGCCAATGCCAGCGGTGGACCAAGTGCGGCCGATCTGG GTCTGAGCGCGTCCATGAACGCCCTGAGCACACTGTCGCAGTTTAACAATCTCGACCTGACGACGCAGCAGAACATGACGGCCACGATGAACGCACTGGCAGCGAGCCAGGCCAAAGCGAAGGACTACATCTCCTCCGGGATACtgaa TGATCCTTCCTCGCTGCTGGGCGTGCGCTTGCCACCGGACACGGAGATCATCAAGTACACCTCTTCCATCGTGGGGCCCAAAGCATCGGGCGGGACCGGCCGTGGAC CCAAGCGCCAGCGACTGGAACCGAACGAGtatggaggaggaggaggaggtggcgGCAGTAACAACAGTAGTGGtgtcggcggcggtggtggcagtggcggcggttcgcatCTCAGCTCGGGCAGTGGAAGCGGCGGCTCGGCCGGACTGCTTCCGCCCGGTCTctcccatcaccaccaccatcagctcGGTAGCAACGGTGGGCTAGTCTCGGGAGCATCGTCCGGGACGGGCGGATCGAACGATCGGATCGAGGTCATCAAACTGCCACCGACCATCACCTCGAACGGGGTGTACAATGCCGGAAAGGGCGCGG GTAAAGATTCCATGATGGATCATATGAACGAATGGTCGGGACTTAATCTGAGCGCGAAAGGCTCGGGTGGAGGTGGTGGGTCTTCTTCGGCCGCTGCCACCATTGTGTCCTCGTTGACGGCGGGCGGTATGAACAGTAGCGGAAGCAACAATCAGTCATCCGGCATGATGGAGCAGGACGATGCACCGCTCAACCTGTCGATGAAACCGTCAAAATCGTCCAACGAAGGAATGCGCAGTGACTCCACCCACTCGGCATCCTCGTCCTCACCTGCCATGTCCGGTGCGAGTGCCAACAGTTTGCAGAGCCTGAGCACCATCACGGCGGCGCTCGGTGGAGCGGCCGGCAATGCGAACGATTCGTCACGAT CTCAATTCAAGGAAGGACGTCCACGTAATCTGGGCCGAGGTGTGTCCAAGCCGAAGAAGAACACCGTTGCCTCCCTGTTGGCGCAGAGCCGTGCCGTTGGCTCGAAGCCACTGACTGCCCAGCAGTTGCTCACACAGGATGCAGAAATT GAAAAGCTACGCCAGGCAATGCTTGAGGCGAGTCGAAACCAATCGATGGACAATAGCACCTCCAACACCAACACCGACACCGAAAGCATCTCCGAGAGCGGCATGTCCGAGTCGGAGGGCGAGGAGCACATTAACTTGAAGGAGCTTCGCGTTCCGCTCGAGAAGGGTTGGCGCCGAGAGACGGTGATTCGCGGGCTCACGAGAAACGGGCACATCAAGGGTGATGTGTACTACTACCCACCGCAGAGCGTGAACAAGATGAAGGGCATGAATCAAATTCAGCTG TATCTAGATCAGTTTAAACCGAAGGATCTGAGCCGCGATAACTTTAGCTTCTCGGCGAAGGCCATCGTTGGTACGTTCTTGCAACCTGCCCCACTGCCGTACGCGACGGACGGTGAGTTCATCAAGATGACGGACGTTGAGGTGGCACGCCGGCTGGAGGATCTGAAAATGTTCACCCGGCATGCGGGACTCGGTGTAGAACAGAGGATCGAAATCGCCAAGCAACAGCAGGCACTGCGGGACGCAAAGAAGTTGGCCAAGGAAGAGATGAACAAAAATAAGGAAAAG GCACGACAGGCAAAGGAAGCTGAACGGAATGAACGCTTGGAGCAGCAGCGCAAAGAGAGGGAACTGAAAAATCAACAGGCACTAGAG GCAAAGAAGAAGCGTGAAGAGGAACTTGCACGACAGAAAGCGGAGGAAGCTGCCCGTAAAGCACAG GAACTTGCCAAGCAGAAGGAGTTGATGTATGCAATGGAAATG GAACGTGAAAGGCGAAGGCAACATATGGCCCTGATTAAACAGTTAGAGCTGCGTCGCAAATTcgaagagaaggaaaagaagaaacaccAG GTAATTCTGGATAAGTTGATCCAACGGGAGAAGAAACTCGTGATGAGAAAGCGGGACACAAACATTCTAGCCGAATTGAG AAAACCTCAAGAGGACTCCGAGATCGTGGATCAAACGGTGTTGCCTTCTTTCTCAAGAATTCCTGGCCTCAAGCTGACGGGTACCGGGTATGCTGATCTGCTGATGGTATTTGAGTTCTTGCACAACTTTGGCGAAACGCTTGGATTCG ACATGGAGTCACTGCCCAACTTGCAATCTTTGCATCTCGCACTAACGTCGGAGAACGCGATCGATGCCGAGGAAGAGCTGCTGTCTGTGATGACACATCTCCTTGTGTGCGCAATAGAAGATCCGGGCATCCCCAACCCAGGCCGCCATACGACACTGCTCGGCCAAACGCTACGCCAGGCGGACATCACGCACACGAACGTGTCGGAAATATTGCGCATCTATCTGTACGCGGTGGCCACCGGCGAGGTGAAGCTACAGTCCGGCATCAATCTCGAGCGCGATCGTGACGCCCCGTCCAAGCATCATCTAGTCAATGACGAGGATTTCAAGATGTGCAGCACGAAGAACTCCCAGTTCTACGAGCTGCTGGCCGAGAACGCACGCTACAAACTGTCCGAGCTGCTGAAGGACAAACCGTTCGTGGCGCTCAACCCAACCACCAAGACGGAAATCCTGGCCATGCTGTGCAACGATCTGCTCATGAACAAAGCCGTCTGCAAGCAGATCGACAGCAGTCTGGAGGCGCAAGCGCAACTCAAAAAGGAACGGTACCTGCTGGACAACAAAATCCGAAAGTACAAGATGCTGGTAGCCCGCAAACAGCGGCTGGAGCAGTACGAGAAGGCACAGCAAGCAGCGCTGGAGAAATCACTCTCCATGAAGGCAGCCGAAGAAGCGAAACGTGCGGAAGAGGCCGCGGCAATGgcggccgcagcagcagcagcggaagcagccgcagcagcagcagccgaggcagcagcttcagcagcgaCCGCGTCGTCAGAAGAAGCAGCGTTAGCAGCCGAGGGAGAGACTAAGCTTCCGGCAGGTGAAACTGAGGCCACAGCGGGTGACAGTGAGTGTGAAGTGGTTGAGAacggtacggaaaaggagtcGGCGCCACCAGTTGAAGGGGAAGGATTCAATTCCGTCCCACCGGCCGAAGGAGCAAGTGGGCAGGGAGAGCTGGAAGAAGGTGAAATTGTTAACAAGAAAGATTTCGGTGCGGAAGGACATAAgactgatgatgacgatgatgatgacgataatGACGTTGTAGAAATCGTCCCAATGCCGGTAACGTGTACAGTGACGGAAGATTCCTGCCCAAACACTATCCCCACATCGTCCGAGGTGGAAGGGGAAGAAAATGGTCAGTCAAAGCTAGACACCACCGCTGCGCCAGAATCGGGTGAACCAATGGATACGTCATCGGTAGAGCCGTCCGAGTCCAGCTCACTCAATCAAAATCACACCGAATCTCTGAATGGTATCGACGCTCCTACGCCTGCCGGGGATAGTTGTTCTACTCGGATTGAAGGAAACGGTCCTAGCGCACATCATCCACTGCCGGAGGAACATCACGCTCCGCCTACCacacctcctccaccaccaccgccggcacCATCGCAGCACGCCATCGTGCATCCTGTAatgcagcagcacaacaagGCGATCATGCAGCTAGAGCCAGGGGAAATACCGCCACCCGGTATGGACATTTCGGCACTGGGCATGCGTCACATGGCTGGAGGCGAAATACAGACGATATCTGTACCCTCAACGCCTGAGGAAAGCCCAGTGAAGATGGGCGAGGTGGGTGGTGAGACGCCCAACGGTGGTGTGTTCAACATTCCCGGCAAACCACTAACCGCCGAAATGACCAACGGCGGCGAGCAACCGtcacagcaccagcagcagacaCCGCAAGTGCATCAGAATCAATCGAACAACTCCGCGTCGGAGTTGGACTTGCTGTCAAAGTCCATGATCAACGATCACAGCACATGCGGCGATCGGGCGGACGAAGACAACAGCGATCTGGAGAGCGAAGGCACTCAGCTGGAAGAGGACGAGGACGCCCATTTGACAGCGGAAGAGGCGCAGCGGAAGTATGACAAGATTCTGGAAACGTCCTTCCAGAACAAGCAGCAGCTGGAGAACGCACTGAACCAGCTGCGGGTGAAATGCTTCGGACAGGATCGGTACTGGCGTCGGTACTGGAATCTGGGCAAGTGTGGTGGCATCTACGTCGAGGCGATGGAATCAACCCAGCCTGAGATGTATCGGTATGAGAATGCGCTCGAAGAAGTGCAGAGCCGGCCCGACTACGTGCCGAAGTATGCGCCAGCCATCAAACCCGAGAGCGCAGTGAAGCAGGATCCAGCGGAAGAtgttgcagcagcagagtgCAAGAAAGAGGAAGGTGAAGTTGATGCGGTTAAGCCTGAAATTATCGCAGATGAACAGGGCACGAAACAGGAACTGCAGCCCACGGAGGATCGAAAGCGAAAGCGTTGCTCATCGGTGTCGCTTAAAAagttgaagaagaagaaaaagaagcaacgCACCACCTCCGAGGGTGGGGAATCGTTCCGTGGCAATCATGGCAGTGCTGCCGGTGGGTTTAACGATGCCGCtgacgatgaggatgatggtgatgatgaggaAGAGGACGGGCCAGACGATGAGGACGACTGTTCGCGTACTAGCTTCAGCAATGGGCCAGCGCTGGAGGATGGTCGTACTGCTGATTCACAGTCCGATGATTGTAAAATCATCGAAGAGCCGGAAGTTGTGCAAAAGGAAGGCGCTAGCAATGGCGATAATGGTGCAAATGGACAATCCGCTACTCGTGAGGGTACGGGAGAGGATCGTACCGGGTCCTCTAGCGAGATCAATAATGGATCAAATGACAACGCGGACGGAGAAGGCCATGGACAGAAGGAGAATGAAGCGCAACAGGAGAACCACAAATCGGTGGAAGATGGCCAATCGGTGGAAGGCGCCCCGAATCATAACGCAACGCCCAAGAAGTCCGACGATCAGCTTATGGACATTGAGGATTCAATTCCGACAGCGATCCTCGTACAGAAGGGCAACGATCACGATGAAACGAAAACGGTGGAAGTGAATAATCAGATTGGTGGTGTGAACGTGTCGCCCCATCAGCCTACGGCGGGCTCGGGAGCATCGGCAGCCACGCCCGAAGATGACGATGACGTGACGATGGTACAGGAGGAAACGCCCACGATCACCATCCCCGATGACGATACGGAGAGTGGCGATCGGATGCCGACGGCACCGTGCGAAGGTGTCAAGACGGAGCACGACAACAAGGGGTCAACGACGCTGACCGATAGCATGAACTGTGATATGAAGCCAAAACTGATGGAAAATGGAGTCGAGATGCGTGACCCGGGCGAGTTGGTCGAGTGTCAGCTGCAGGAGgtggacgacgacgaggagatAGTGACGGGAGCGCGTGGAAACCACGGCAGTGCGAACGATTGCAAACCAATGATCGCGGCCGGCGATAATGGTGGAGTTGATCGTAAGCCGcgcacgacgacgaccacctCCTCGGTGATCTCGTACGGCAGCGACGTTGAGATGATCGAGGTCAAGGACGAAGACAGCAACAACTGTGCGGTCCGTGCTCCGATCACGCCGGGCAGCTACCTTTACCTGCGCAACaccgacacgaagcaggagaAAGAGTTTAGCGATCAGCTGCTGAACCGTTGGTTCTCGATCGTGGACAAGGAGCTGCCGCTCTCGAGCACGGAATGTCCGCTGCCGACGATAAACGGCAGCACGCCCGCCTCTCTGGCGCGGCAAATCTTCACCAACATCACGTGCCGCGAGATCTGCCAGATTCAGGGCAACCGGTGGGACATTGGCAACAACATCCAGTTCTTCAGCGTGCCGCTGGAGAAGGGCGTCGAGATCCATTTCCCGAACGAGTCAATTCTGTCCATGTCCGGGCTGGACGATGACGAGATCAACGAGGTGATCGCGAAGAAGAGTCGCCCCGAACCGCTTCAGCTGTCCGACATGAAGCCGGCGTTCAAGCGGGAAACGATCGAGTACTCGTACAGCCAGCACCACCCGAACCAGATCCGGTTGCGGGCGGAGATGATGGCGGAGGAGACGGCCGATCCGGAAGAGTACGGGAACTTTTCGCTGCCGGCGTACATGACGCTTACCCTGTCGAATCTGACCGCGTACGTGCAGTGCGACCAGTTCCAACCGCTCCAGATGACACCGGAAGAGGAGAAGCAGCTGGAGGACGTGAAGCAGCACGGTGCACCGCAGAAAACCGAACCGCAGGTGGTGCCGCGTGAGTTTCGCTACGGCTGGTGGAAGATCAACGACATCGAGGAGCTGAACGAGCTGATCAAGGCGCTGAATCCGCGCGGCGTCCGGGAGCGGCTGCTGCGCCAGAGCCTGCTGGAGTCGCTGGCGGAAAGCGTGAACCTGACCACGCCGCACCATGTGTCGCACCCGCGGGCAGCACCGCCTCCGAACGGGTACATCGAGCCGGAAGCATGGAACGCCTGGAACCCGTCCATCGCGCGGCGAGTCGAGGTCGCACTGCTCGACCAGATCGAAGCGATGGAGGACAAGGTGGCGAGCGCCTCGATGCAGGTGAAGGGCTGGCAGATGCCGCAGCGCGAGGGCGACAGCGAGAACGGGGTGGTGGAGGACGTGACGATCGAGATGCTGCGCGAGCGCATCCTCGGGCTGGAAGCGGCCATCGAACGGCGCTACCTCAAGCCACCGCTGGGAATCAA GTCTCCCATCCACAGCACCACCGAGGCGCAGATGGCGGTCATTGCGCAGCAGGAGTCGCACAGCAATCAGAACAACGTCTCGAACCTGTCCAACTGCTCGAACAGTTCCGCCGAGGATGAGAATCTCCCGAAAG GTCTGCTGTCATGGCGCGACGCAGTAGAACGATCCGTCACTACCGCTCAACTCTCGATGGCACTGTACGTGCTGGAATCGTGCGTCGCCTGGGACAAGAGCATCATGAAAGCG AATTGTCAGTTCTGTCAATCGGGAGAGTCCGAGgacaagctgctgctgtgcgaCGGCTGCGACCGGGGCTACCACACCTACTGCTTCAAGCCACGCATGGACAAGATTCCGGACGGTGATTG GTATTGTTTTGAGTGTAAAAACAAAGCTACTGGTGATAGGAAGTGTATAGTTTGTGGAGGACTACGACCACCGCCGCTAGGCAAGATGGTCTACTGTGAGCTGTGTCCACGGGCCTACCATCAGGACTGCTACATACCGCCGATGCTGAAG TATCCCCGAGGCAAATGGTACTGCCAGAACTGTGTAGCAAAGGCACCGCCAAAGAAGAAGCCGCAGCGTAAGCCGAAGGAacgcaccaccaacaacagctCCCAGTCGCTGCTGAACAGCTCGCTCAACAGCTCGCAGAACCAGTCGCTCAACTCGTCCCACGAGGATATCGCAACGACCCCGTTAAG TCCAGCACATTCAATAGCGTCCACGAGTCATGAAGAATCGTCGGCGCCACAACATCTACAGCCACCGCATAGCAGCGTGCCGGGAGTACCGATGCCAGCGGCACCAGCAACAGCCTCAACATCATCGGCTTACCATCATcaactccagcagcagcagcaacatccacagcaaccactaccaccaccattacATCCGCAACAGTACGGAGGGGCACCTTTGGTTGATGCGAACAACTACGCCATGTGTCATCCCCCGGTGCCGAACGAAACGATGGCGCTGTACGGTCAACAGCAAgcacagcagctgcagcagcagcagcagcagcagcaatactATCAGCAGTACtatcagcaacaacagcctTCAACCTCGGTTGGGCCAGCCCTAGCTCCGCCAGCTCCGCCACAACAACCGTATTATCCAACTCCGGTCGAAAGTAGCGCGACCAGCGCGGCTACAGTAGAGCAAGAAGCACAGTCGGATTACGTCGCCTCCGGTGAGGCAGCACAATATTCCGCCTCCGAAGGCTACACCCACGCACAAAGCACATCGGAGTGTGAGCCAGATCAGCAGGAATCACCCGCTGAAGTGGACGATCAAATCGAGGCGTCATCGGAATCGCCCGTTCCcgccgctggtggtggtgaatttTATTCACCTTCAAGCAACGCGATGAATGCGGCAGGTAGCTCGACAAGCTATCTGGACAGCGATCGTACACCCGGCGGGCAGGATGGAGAGGAGGGCAGCTGTGGTGGCGACTCGTCGGAAGAGTATCAACCGCGACCGTCGCCGGTTAAGGACTCGCTGTGTCTGGcgggcagcagtagcagtagcagcagtagtattAGCGACCACCAGCGCAAGGAGCGGTCGAAGGAGCGCGATGAAGCGAAGGAGCGTGCCAAGCAGGAGAAGAAGGCCACCAAAAGACTGCTGAAAGAGTTGGCCGTCTGCAAAACCATCCTGGAGGAAATGGAG CTTCACGAAGATTCGTGGCCATTTTTGCTGCCGGTAAACACCAAACAGTTTCCGACGTATCGTAAGGTCATCAAAAGCCCGATGGATCTTTCGACGATTAAGAAACGCCTCCAGGATTTAGT ATATAAATCACGCGAAGACTTTATAGCAGACGTGCGGCAAATTTTCGACAACTGTGAAGTCTTCAACGAGGATGACTCACCTGTCGGCATTGCCGGGCACGGTATGCGCAAGTTCTTCGAGCAACGATGGGCTGACTTGACGGACAAGCACTCTTGA